A region of Candidatus Megaera polyxenophila DNA encodes the following proteins:
- a CDS encoding group II intron reverse transcriptase/maturase, whose protein sequence is MLNKLATTPMKRRIIKGWLKAGVIDGEVFYTTKNGTPQGGVISPLLANVALHGLEKDTKDSLAKVTCQHFSGQFV, encoded by the coding sequence TTGCTAAATAAGCTTGCAACTACCCCGATGAAAAGACGAATTATTAAAGGGTGGTTAAAAGCCGGAGTAATTGATGGAGAAGTATTTTATACTACCAAGAACGGAACACCGCAAGGCGGGGTAATATCTCCTCTACTTGCAAATGTTGCACTTCACGGATTAGAAAAAGATACAAAGGATTCTCTAGCTAAAGTGACCTGTCAACACTTTTCCGGACAGTTTGTTTAG
- a CDS encoding transposase, which produces MKVSRSGYYEWLTNPRCNRDKQDKELTSIIKVIFEEGRGNYGARSIKKALSRQGTIVSRKRVTRLMNEAGLVCKTKHKFKATTDSNHNKQVAANLLDRKFQVSAANCCWVGDITYVPTEEGWLYLATVIDLFSRKVIGWSMNSNMRADLVNNALLMAIWQRKPPKGLIWHTDRGSQYCSDSHSKLAKQHGITQSMSRKGNCWDNAVAESFFGTIKAELIYQHKLRTREEAKDAIFEYIEVFYNRIRMHSTNDYLSPVKYEEMQKCA; this is translated from the coding sequence ATGAAAGTATCACGTAGTGGTTATTATGAGTGGTTAACTAACCCTAGGTGCAATAGGGACAAACAAGATAAGGAGTTAACAAGTATAATTAAGGTTATCTTTGAGGAAGGTAGAGGTAATTATGGTGCTAGGTCAATAAAAAAAGCACTATCGAGGCAAGGTACAATTGTTAGCAGGAAGAGGGTTACAAGGTTAATGAATGAAGCTGGTTTAGTATGCAAAACTAAGCATAAATTTAAAGCAACCACTGATTCTAACCATAACAAGCAGGTTGCTGCTAATTTATTGGATAGGAAGTTTCAGGTTTCAGCTGCTAATTGTTGTTGGGTTGGGGATATCACGTATGTTCCAACCGAAGAAGGTTGGTTATACTTAGCGACTGTTATTGATCTATTTTCCAGGAAAGTTATAGGGTGGTCAATGAATAGCAATATGAGAGCTGATTTAGTAAATAATGCTTTGCTAATGGCAATATGGCAACGTAAACCGCCTAAGGGACTTATTTGGCACACTGATAGAGGCAGCCAATATTGTTCTGATAGCCATTCAAAGCTTGCAAAACAACATGGTATTACACAGAGTATGAGCCGTAAAGGAAACTGCTGGGATAATGCTGTTGCTGAGAGCTTTTTTGGTACAATAAAAGCAGAACTAATTTATCAACATAAATTGAGAACCAGGGAGGAAGCAAAAGATGCTATATTTGAATATATAGAAGTATTTTATAACCGCATAAGGATGCATTCAACTAACGACTATCTATCACCAGTGAAATACGAAGAAATGCAAAAATGTGCCTAA
- a CDS encoding pyruvate dehydrogenase E1 component subunit alpha produces MIEFKPNKLKLSALQYVQCYEKMLLIRRFEEKCGQFYGMGLIGGFCHLYIGQEAVIMGFEFAKQKGDSMITSYRDHAHIIMSGIDPKFVMAELTGRASGCSKGKGGSMHMFDIPGKFYGGHGIVGAQVPIGTGLAFAEKYNNTKNICYTFLGDGAVNQGQVYEAFNMASLWKLPVVYVIENNEYSMGTAVKRSTSMGELYKKGESFGIAGIQVNGMDVDAVYNAAVFASDYARSGAGPIIVEVKTYRFRGHSMSDPAKYRTKEEVEQYKGRDPLVDVRNIIVDNKYASEEDLKTIEKKVKLKIAEVEEFATSEPLPDESELFTDIYK; encoded by the coding sequence ATGATTGAATTTAAACCAAATAAATTAAAATTAAGCGCTTTGCAGTATGTACAATGCTATGAGAAAATGCTGCTTATTCGTCGTTTTGAAGAAAAGTGCGGTCAATTTTACGGCATGGGGTTAATAGGTGGTTTCTGTCATTTGTATATTGGTCAGGAAGCTGTAATTATGGGGTTTGAATTTGCTAAACAAAAAGGCGATAGTATGATTACTAGCTATCGCGATCATGCGCATATTATTATGTCTGGCATTGATCCGAAATTCGTGATGGCGGAACTTACCGGTAGAGCATCTGGTTGTTCTAAAGGTAAAGGCGGTTCAATGCACATGTTTGATATTCCAGGAAAATTTTATGGTGGTCATGGTATTGTCGGAGCGCAAGTGCCTATAGGAACAGGTCTTGCATTTGCTGAAAAGTATAATAATACTAAAAATATTTGCTATACTTTTCTAGGTGATGGAGCTGTAAATCAAGGGCAGGTTTATGAGGCCTTTAATATGGCTTCCTTGTGGAAATTGCCTGTTGTTTATGTTATTGAAAATAATGAATATTCAATGGGGACGGCAGTAAAGAGATCTACTTCCATGGGTGAATTATATAAAAAAGGCGAGTCATTTGGTATAGCTGGTATTCAAGTAAATGGTATGGATGTCGATGCTGTTTATAATGCTGCGGTTTTTGCCTCTGATTATGCAAGGTCTGGTGCTGGGCCAATAATTGTTGAAGTAAAGACATATAGATTTAGAGGGCATTCAATGTCTGATCCTGCGAAATATAGAACAAAAGAAGAGGTAGAACAGTATAAGGGTCGTGACCCATTAGTAGATGTTAGAAATATTATCGTAGATAATAAATATGCAAGCGAAGAAGATCTAAAAACTATAGAGAAAAAAGTTAAGTTGAAAATAGCGGAAGTGGAAGAGTTTGCTACATCAGAGCCTTTACCGGATGAAAGCGAGTTGTTTACAGATATATATAAATAA
- a CDS encoding acetoin:2,6-dichlorophenolindophenol oxidoreductase subunit beta produces the protein MAEITVREGLQLAMKEEMQRDERVFILGEEVAEYQGAYKITQGLLQEFGPKRVIDSPISEHGFTGLAIGAAFGGLRPIVEFMTFNFAMQAFDQIVNSAAKTNYMSGGQLGCPIVFRGPNGAAARVAAQHSQNFAAIYSHIPGLKVIAPYSADDAKGLLISAIRDDNPVIFLENEIMYGRSFEIPDVIEPIPIGKARIVKEGADVTILAFSLQVGMAIEAANILAEENIDAEIIDLRTIKPLDIETILESVRKTNRLISVEEGWFFAGIGATISSIVIREAFDYLDAAPEVVSGKDVPLPYAENLEKMSLPTVEEIIAAAKRACYR, from the coding sequence ATGGCAGAAATAACAGTTAGGGAAGGTCTGCAGCTGGCTATGAAAGAGGAAATGCAGAGAGACGAGAGAGTTTTTATTCTGGGTGAGGAGGTAGCAGAGTACCAGGGAGCATATAAGATAACGCAAGGTCTGCTTCAGGAGTTTGGGCCAAAGAGAGTAATAGATAGTCCAATTAGTGAACATGGATTTACAGGGCTAGCTATTGGAGCGGCTTTTGGAGGGCTTAGGCCGATAGTAGAGTTCATGACTTTTAATTTTGCGATGCAGGCTTTTGATCAAATAGTTAATTCTGCTGCTAAAACAAATTATATGTCTGGAGGACAACTTGGCTGCCCAATAGTTTTTAGAGGACCAAATGGAGCAGCTGCCCGTGTTGCTGCCCAGCATAGCCAGAATTTTGCCGCAATATATTCCCATATACCTGGGCTTAAGGTAATAGCTCCTTATAGTGCTGATGATGCAAAAGGGCTGTTAATAAGCGCTATCAGAGATGATAATCCGGTTATTTTTTTAGAAAATGAGATAATGTATGGTAGGAGTTTTGAGATACCAGATGTTATTGAGCCAATTCCTATTGGCAAAGCACGAATAGTAAAAGAAGGGGCTGATGTAACAATTTTGGCTTTTTCCCTGCAAGTTGGGATGGCAATCGAGGCGGCAAATATTTTAGCAGAAGAAAATATTGATGCCGAAATAATAGATTTAAGAACGATAAAACCGCTTGATATTGAAACTATATTAGAATCAGTTCGCAAGACGAATCGGTTAATATCTGTGGAAGAAGGGTGGTTTTTTGCTGGAATCGGCGCAACTATTAGTTCTATAGTAATAAGAGAAGCTTTTGATTATTTAGATGCTGCTCCAGAGGTTGTATCGGGAAAAGACGTACCATTACCTTATGCCGAGAATCTTGAGAAGATGTCATTGCCGACGGTAGAAGAGATAATAGCAGCTGCCAAAAGAGCATGTTACAGGTAA
- a CDS encoding guanosine polyphosphate pyrophosphohydrolase — MMDYSTLCKYSLRLTEKLKSLDTQNVLDFELIDKAIYFARKYHGNKKRKSGEPYYSHPLEVAYMISDYNLKTDVIAASILHDIIEDSEITVEIIQDGFGKRIAEMVDRLTRDRPDGTKLSVEEIINNAYHKKDKEVLLIKLFDRLHNIQTIESIKTEKQKKIAEETLKYVAIISTEFDDISLEEYIYMSSYKIIATKQDYDFYYKKYHRFLVFDDYRLPSPTFENN, encoded by the coding sequence ATGATGGATTATTCCACACTCTGCAAATATTCACTAAGATTAACAGAAAAACTTAAATCATTAGATACTCAAAATGTGCTGGATTTTGAGTTAATTGACAAAGCTATTTACTTCGCTAGGAAATATCATGGTAACAAAAAAAGGAAGTCAGGCGAGCCTTATTACTCTCACCCGTTAGAAGTAGCTTATATGATATCCGACTACAATTTAAAAACGGATGTAATAGCAGCTAGCATATTGCATGATATTATTGAAGACAGCGAAATTACCGTAGAAATAATACAGGATGGTTTTGGGAAAAGAATAGCAGAAATGGTTGATAGACTTACTCGTGATAGACCAGATGGGACAAAATTAAGTGTAGAAGAAATAATTAATAATGCTTACCATAAAAAGGATAAGGAAGTTTTATTAATAAAGCTATTTGATAGGTTGCATAATATTCAAACTATAGAAAGCATAAAAACTGAAAAGCAGAAAAAGATAGCTGAAGAAACCTTAAAATATGTGGCTATCATATCTACTGAATTTGATGATATCAGTTTAGAAGAGTATATTTATATGAGTTCATATAAAATTATAGCTACTAAACAGGATTATGATTTTTATTATAAGAAGTATCATCGGTTTTTAGTTTTTGATGATTATCGTCTCCCTTCTCCAACTTTTGAAAATAATTAA
- a CDS encoding transposase → MTKPKPKIYPAEFKESAVKLAIESNKPMAQTAKELGITRTTLYTWVDKYSTPKKSMMRTDEHLYDELKRLKKDLARVTQERDLLKKAAAYFAKESQ, encoded by the coding sequence ATGACGAAACCGAAACCAAAGATTTATCCGGCTGAATTTAAGGAATCAGCAGTGAAGCTAGCAATTGAATCCAATAAGCCCATGGCTCAAACAGCTAAAGAATTAGGGATTACAAGAACTACTCTGTATACTTGGGTAGATAAATATTCTACCCCCAAGAAATCAATGATGCGAACAGATGAACATCTATATGATGAATTAAAGAGGCTAAAGAAGGATCTAGCTAGGGTAACCCAAGAGCGTGACCTATTAAAAAAGGCTGCCGCGTACTTTGCGAAAGAGTCCCAATAA
- a CDS encoding MFS transporter: protein MAVLLNDLFFPKTDPFTASLLAAFAFCSTYLLRPIGALIFGYIGDNIGRKHTVIITTLMMSGSCVVMSVLPTYAEIGITASYTIIICRIIQGMSSMGEIIGAQVYLSEIVKRPIQYAAVSFASNFSAVGSMAALGVASLATSSITSFNWRFAFLIGAGIALIGSYARKALRETPEFADARKRLILTKGNNHYKDINIKTVLAYFAIECAYPVWFYILYVYLGQVLKDKFELTPHQVITNNLYVSIVGCIATFVIVYIVRTVHPFKILNIRLVASFVLGVGFLLLDAMDSPIQIMVFQMCIAAFKVTSFPAMSVFFKHFPTLHRFKCSSMVYAMSRTVMSVITTFGMIYLVRDYGYPGICIILFPILIGYAIALNYFQKLEKGDDNHQKLKTDDTSYNKNHNPV, encoded by the coding sequence ATGGCGGTATTGCTTAATGACTTGTTTTTTCCTAAAACTGACCCTTTTACCGCTTCTTTACTTGCTGCATTTGCATTTTGTTCTACATACTTGCTAAGGCCCATTGGGGCTTTAATATTTGGCTATATTGGTGATAACATAGGACGTAAACATACAGTTATAATTACAACACTGATGATGTCTGGTTCTTGTGTAGTTATGTCAGTGCTCCCAACCTATGCTGAAATAGGTATAACAGCCTCTTATACTATTATAATTTGTAGAATTATCCAAGGTATGTCTAGTATGGGGGAAATTATTGGAGCACAAGTATATCTCTCTGAAATAGTTAAACGTCCTATACAATATGCAGCCGTTTCTTTTGCATCAAACTTTAGTGCTGTAGGTTCGATGGCGGCTTTAGGAGTTGCAAGTTTAGCCACTTCATCGATTACTTCTTTTAATTGGCGATTTGCTTTTTTAATCGGTGCAGGTATAGCTCTTATTGGGTCATATGCAAGAAAAGCGCTTAGAGAAACCCCAGAATTTGCAGATGCGAGAAAAAGATTAATTTTAACTAAAGGAAACAACCACTATAAGGATATTAATATAAAAACTGTTCTAGCTTACTTTGCGATAGAATGTGCATATCCTGTTTGGTTTTATATATTATACGTATATCTTGGGCAGGTGCTAAAGGATAAGTTTGAACTTACACCTCACCAAGTTATCACCAATAACCTCTATGTTTCAATAGTAGGATGCATTGCTACTTTTGTTATTGTTTATATAGTACGTACTGTACATCCGTTTAAAATATTAAACATAAGGCTAGTTGCATCATTTGTATTAGGAGTAGGGTTTTTATTATTAGATGCAATGGATTCTCCTATACAAATCATGGTTTTTCAAATGTGTATTGCTGCATTTAAAGTTACTAGCTTTCCAGCTATGTCTGTTTTCTTTAAACATTTCCCTACATTACATCGTTTTAAATGTAGCAGTATGGTTTATGCAATGTCACGTACAGTAATGTCTGTTATTACTACATTTGGCATGATATACTTAGTCAGAGACTATGGTTATCCTGGAATCTGTATTATATTATTTCCAATACTTATTGGTTACGCCATTGCTCTTAATTATTTTCAAAAGTTGGAGAAGGGAGACGATAATCATCAAAAACTAAAAACCGATGATACTTCTTATAATAAAAATCATAATCCTGTTTAG
- a CDS encoding group II intron reverse transcriptase/maturase, with protein MKVLKDTGAKGLNYPSYLLINYQKVGGVKLSKTKSFCISKKSVMAAWEKVKDNKGTYGVDLESIADFESNLKDNLYKLWNRMSSGSYFPPAVRGVEIPKRDGSKSHRLLSIPTVSDRVAQAVVKSHLEPIVEPIFHEDSYGYRTGKSALDAVGVARERCWRNDWCIDLDIKSFFDTVDHQLVMKAIRFHTEEKWIHLYVERWLKAPIQKEDGTLIERNAGISQGGVASPLMSNIFMHYAFDEWMKRQFPEIKFERYVDDALVHCSSKKLAEKVLEAIRARLRECGLELHSDKTKIVYCKDVDRKDSHEYENFDFLGYTFRPRLSKNKKGKMFVNFTPAISQKAASRIKKEIRSWKLHLRSDKNIGDLARMFNSIVQGWINYYGRYYKSAMYPYLRNIEQYLTRWVMRKYKRYQGHKRRARKWLGCVRKREPKLFVHWRIGLGSPIG; from the coding sequence ATGAAGGTGTTGAAAGACACTGGAGCGAAGGGGTTGAATTATCCGTCTTATTTGTTAATCAACTACCAAAAGGTGGGAGGAGTTAAATTGAGTAAGACAAAATCATTTTGTATTTCTAAGAAAAGCGTAATGGCAGCTTGGGAAAAAGTCAAAGACAATAAAGGAACTTATGGAGTAGATTTAGAATCTATAGCAGATTTTGAATCAAATCTAAAAGACAATCTTTACAAGTTATGGAATCGAATGTCATCTGGTAGCTATTTTCCACCAGCTGTAAGAGGTGTGGAAATACCTAAAAGAGATGGTAGCAAAAGTCATCGCTTGTTATCAATTCCAACTGTATCAGATCGAGTGGCGCAAGCTGTGGTTAAAAGCCATTTAGAGCCTATAGTAGAACCGATATTTCATGAAGATTCCTACGGGTATAGAACTGGGAAATCGGCTCTAGATGCAGTTGGAGTAGCAAGAGAGAGATGCTGGAGAAATGATTGGTGTATTGATTTGGATATCAAAAGTTTTTTCGATACTGTAGATCACCAACTCGTAATGAAAGCAATAAGATTCCATACTGAAGAGAAGTGGATTCATCTTTATGTTGAAAGGTGGTTAAAAGCCCCGATTCAAAAAGAAGATGGGACATTGATTGAAAGAAATGCTGGAATTTCGCAAGGCGGAGTAGCTAGTCCTTTGATGTCTAATATATTCATGCATTATGCATTTGACGAATGGATGAAGAGACAATTTCCAGAAATAAAGTTCGAACGTTACGTGGATGATGCGCTGGTGCATTGCAGTTCCAAAAAGTTAGCGGAAAAAGTACTGGAGGCAATTAGAGCCAGATTAAGAGAATGTGGTCTTGAATTGCATTCAGATAAAACGAAAATAGTGTATTGCAAAGATGTCGATCGAAAAGACTCACATGAGTATGAAAACTTTGACTTTCTAGGTTATACATTTCGCCCCAGACTATCAAAGAATAAGAAAGGGAAGATGTTTGTAAACTTTACACCCGCAATCAGTCAGAAAGCTGCAAGTCGTATCAAGAAAGAGATACGGAGCTGGAAGCTACATTTGCGAAGCGATAAGAACATAGGAGACTTAGCGAGAATGTTTAACTCTATAGTACAGGGTTGGATAAATTATTATGGAAGATATTATAAATCAGCCATGTATCCATACCTGAGAAATATAGAGCAATATCTAACTCGATGGGTAATGAGGAAATACAAAAGATATCAAGGTCATAAACGACGAGCGAGGAAATGGTTAGGTTGCGTTAGAAAGCGAGAACCAAAACTATTTGTTCATTGGAGGATAGGTCTTGGATCGCCGATTGGATAA
- a CDS encoding reverse transcriptase, interruption-C codes for MKAKATIEKWLANIGLKLKESKTNIVHSLNSDNGQKPGFDFLGYTIRQFPDKNKRRGYKSYTRPSKQGQKEHLLTIKKTLRNMIAMPQEKVIERLNPIIKGWSNYYTPGVSSSIFRKMDHKLHKKLWQWSIRRHPDKSRTFVQFKYFRQHGNYKWRFMTHDGKFMILHSEHKIKRHIKVIGTKSPYNSDWEYWTTRLGKMPGIKPKLAKLMKMQQGRCGKCKLFLNSDNVIEIHHNDGNHGNNKYENLVLLHGHCHDIIHSKGMYDKHQISRGAV; via the coding sequence ATGAAGGCAAAAGCAACCATAGAAAAATGGTTAGCAAACATCGGGCTAAAACTAAAAGAATCGAAGACAAATATTGTGCATAGTTTAAATAGCGATAATGGTCAAAAACCAGGATTTGACTTTTTAGGATACACAATAAGGCAATTTCCAGATAAAAATAAAAGAAGAGGCTATAAGTCTTATACTAGACCAAGTAAACAAGGACAAAAAGAGCATTTGTTAACTATCAAAAAAACCTTAAGGAATATGATAGCAATGCCTCAGGAAAAAGTAATAGAAAGACTCAATCCAATAATAAAAGGATGGAGTAATTACTACACACCAGGGGTATCAAGTAGTATTTTTAGGAAGATGGATCACAAGCTTCATAAGAAATTGTGGCAATGGTCAATAAGGAGACATCCTGATAAGTCTAGGACTTTTGTACAATTCAAATATTTTAGACAACATGGCAACTATAAATGGAGATTTATGACACATGATGGCAAGTTTATGATCCTTCATTCGGAACATAAAATTAAACGTCACATCAAGGTCATAGGAACTAAATCACCATATAATAGCGATTGGGAATATTGGACAACACGTCTTGGAAAAATGCCAGGAATAAAACCAAAGCTAGCGAAATTAATGAAAATGCAACAAGGTAGATGTGGAAAATGTAAATTATTCCTTAATTCTGATAATGTTATAGAAATTCATCATAACGATGGAAATCATGGTAACAATAAATATGAGAATTTAGTGTTATTACATGGACATTGCCACGATATTATACATAGCAAAGGTATGTATGACAAACACCAAATCAGTCGAGGAGCCGTATGA
- a CDS encoding group II intron reverse transcriptase/maturase, which produces MIRYEWNEIPWRKLEIKTFKLQKRIYRAMQQDNIKLVHKLQRLMLASTSARILATRKVSQDNRGRKTAGIDGKIALTQRERMNLALSINLKGRSKPLRRIWIAKSGTNEKRPLGIPTIEDRAKQALLKMALEPEWEAKFEPNSYGFRPGRSGHDAIVAIHNTIKKKNRLCTRCRHIWVF; this is translated from the coding sequence ATGATTAGGTATGAATGGAATGAGATTCCTTGGCGAAAGCTAGAAATTAAAACATTTAAGCTACAAAAACGAATTTATCGAGCCATGCAACAAGATAATATCAAACTTGTGCATAAGTTACAAAGATTGATGTTAGCGTCAACAAGTGCAAGAATACTCGCTACTCGCAAGGTAAGCCAAGATAACAGAGGACGCAAGACAGCTGGGATAGATGGAAAAATAGCTCTTACCCAAAGAGAAAGGATGAACTTAGCTTTATCAATTAATTTAAAGGGAAGGAGCAAACCATTAAGAAGAATCTGGATTGCGAAAAGTGGGACTAATGAAAAACGTCCTCTTGGTATACCTACGATAGAAGATAGAGCAAAACAAGCACTTTTAAAGATGGCACTGGAACCTGAGTGGGAGGCAAAATTTGAGCCTAACTCTTATGGTTTCAGACCTGGCAGGTCTGGGCACGATGCAATTGTCGCCATACATAATACAATTAAAAAAAAAAACAGGTTATGTACTAGATGCAGACATATCTGGGTGTTTTGA